One window of the Roseovarius sp. THAF9 genome contains the following:
- a CDS encoding thioredoxin family protein produces the protein MKFSGLITGLAAVVLFFSAPAMAQEADRPVVVELFTSQGCSSCPAADKFLHKLAGHEGVIALSLHVDYWDYIGWKDSFASPAHTKRQRAYAKAADRRVVYTPQMVVNGADDVVGNRAMDVVDVIDRHRRLPRTVHLDLTRQGETVVVEAESLKELDGPLTVQLVRYRPESTVHIKRGENAGRTISYANVVTEMLSLGEWDGTVPLRVEAEAGGDALVAVLLQNKGGAGLIEAAAVLE, from the coding sequence ATGAAATTCAGCGGACTGATCACGGGGCTTGCGGCTGTTGTGCTGTTTTTCTCGGCGCCAGCGATGGCGCAGGAGGCGGACCGCCCCGTGGTGGTGGAGTTGTTCACCAGCCAGGGCTGTTCGTCCTGCCCGGCGGCGGACAAGTTCCTGCACAAGCTGGCGGGGCATGAGGGCGTGATCGCGCTGTCGCTGCACGTGGATTACTGGGACTACATCGGCTGGAAGGACAGTTTCGCCAGCCCTGCGCATACCAAGCGCCAGCGGGCCTATGCCAAGGCGGCGGACCGGCGGGTGGTCTATACCCCGCAGATGGTGGTCAACGGGGCCGATGACGTTGTGGGCAACCGGGCGATGGACGTGGTGGACGTGATCGACCGGCATCGGCGGCTGCCGCGCACGGTGCACCTGGACCTGACGCGGCAGGGCGAGACGGTCGTGGTGGAGGCGGAAAGCCTGAAAGAGTTGGACGGACCTCTTACGGTGCAACTGGTGCGCTACAGGCCCGAAAGCACCGTGCATATCAAGCGCGGCGAGAACGCGGGCCGGACGATCAGCTATGCTAACGTGGTGACCGAGATGCTAAGCTTGGGCGAATGGGACGGGACCGTGCCCTTGCGCGTCGAAGCCGAGGCCGGGGGCGATGCACTGGTGGCGGTGCTGTTGCAGAACAAGGGCGGTGCGGGGCTGATCGAGGCGGCGGCCGTTCTGGAGTAG
- a CDS encoding HAD family hydrolase, which produces MSQNLTTIAFDADDTLWHNERFFKLTQDRFADLLRDYVDGHHLAEHLLAAEKRNLGHYGFGIKGFTLSMIETAIDVTDGRVPASVISELIAAGREMLEHPIELLPHARDAVEAVAGTHRVLLVTKGDLLDQERKLAQSGLGDLFDAVEIVSDKTPEVYTRIFDRHGDGASHALMAGNSLRSDVNPVITAGGWGVHVPHDLTWGYEVDDAPEDATRFRKVKDLGELPALVEEIG; this is translated from the coding sequence ATGTCGCAAAATCTCACGACAATCGCATTCGATGCCGATGACACGCTCTGGCACAACGAACGGTTCTTCAAGCTGACCCAGGACAGATTCGCCGATCTCCTGCGCGATTACGTCGACGGGCACCACCTGGCCGAGCATCTTCTGGCCGCCGAAAAGCGCAACCTCGGGCATTACGGATTCGGCATCAAGGGCTTCACCCTGTCGATGATCGAAACCGCCATAGACGTCACCGACGGTCGAGTTCCCGCCTCCGTGATCTCCGAACTGATCGCGGCGGGGCGCGAGATGCTGGAACACCCCATCGAGCTTCTGCCCCACGCCCGCGATGCGGTCGAGGCGGTGGCGGGCACCCACCGCGTGCTGCTCGTCACCAAAGGCGACCTTCTGGACCAGGAGCGCAAGCTGGCCCAGTCCGGTCTGGGCGATCTATTCGACGCGGTCGAGATCGTCTCGGACAAGACGCCCGAGGTCTACACCCGCATCTTCGACCGCCACGGCGACGGCGCGTCTCACGCGCTGATGGCCGGCAATTCCCTGCGCTCGGACGTGAACCCGGTCATCACCGCCGGCGGCTGGGGCGTGCACGTCCCCCACGATCTCACTTGGGGATACGAGGTGGACGACGCGCCCGAAGACGCCACGCGGTTCCGAAAAGTGAAGGATTTGGGAGAGTTGCCTGCGCTGGTAGAAGAGATCGGCTGA
- the clpS gene encoding ATP-dependent Clp protease adapter ClpS gives MQHQVIMSGKDDDGDGDAAVVVDTKPKTKRPPLYKVLLLNDDYTPMEFVVAVLERFFGMNHAQAFEIMLTVHKKGVAVVGVFSHEIAETKVGQVMDFARRHQHPLQCTMEKE, from the coding sequence ATGCAGCATCAGGTGATCATGTCGGGCAAGGACGATGACGGCGACGGCGATGCCGCCGTGGTCGTCGATACCAAGCCCAAGACCAAGCGGCCGCCGCTTTACAAGGTGTTGCTGCTGAACGACGATTACACCCCGATGGAATTCGTCGTGGCGGTGCTGGAGCGGTTTTTCGGCATGAACCACGCGCAGGCGTTCGAGATCATGCTGACCGTGCACAAGAAGGGTGTCGCGGTGGTCGGCGTGTTCAGCCACGAGATCGCGGAAACCAAGGTGGGGCAGGTGATGGATTTCGCCCGGCGCCACCAGCATCCGCTGCAATGCACCATGGAAAAAGAATAG
- a CDS encoding class I SAM-dependent methyltransferase, whose amino-acid sequence MSTASRLSLAVEDGTVAWPEGARVAVFAPRTGADLSALPKDRTQIITRFRPDWEAFQAAGWDCVLAPEGRYGAALVFATRAKALCQGLIAEAASVSDGIVVVDGAKTDGVESILKACRGRAKVSAPLSKAHGKLFTIEAGADFSDWALAEHMTVEDTGKTFVTAPGVFSADGVDPASRLLAEALPEKLGAQVVDLGAGWGYLAHHVLRRESVQALHLVEADHVALDCARQNVSDARAAFHWADALNWAAPGPVDAVVMNPPFHIGRSSDPGLGRAFIRAAARMLSPRGQLFMVANRHLPYEGDLSATFADVREIGGDNRFKIVQAARPARTRG is encoded by the coding sequence GTGAGCACGGCATCGCGCCTGTCGCTGGCCGTGGAAGATGGCACTGTCGCGTGGCCCGAGGGCGCGCGGGTGGCCGTGTTCGCGCCGCGCACCGGGGCGGACCTGTCGGCGCTGCCCAAGGACCGCACGCAGATCATCACCCGGTTCCGGCCCGACTGGGAGGCGTTTCAGGCGGCCGGCTGGGACTGTGTGCTGGCGCCCGAGGGCCGGTACGGCGCGGCGCTGGTTTTTGCCACGCGGGCCAAGGCGCTGTGCCAGGGGCTGATTGCAGAGGCCGCAAGTGTCAGCGACGGGATCGTGGTGGTCGACGGGGCCAAGACGGACGGGGTCGAATCGATCCTGAAAGCCTGCCGGGGTCGGGCGAAGGTGTCGGCGCCGCTGTCGAAGGCGCATGGCAAGCTGTTCACCATCGAGGCGGGGGCGGATTTTTCCGACTGGGCGCTGGCGGAGCACATGACGGTGGAGGATACCGGCAAAACCTTCGTCACCGCGCCGGGCGTTTTCTCGGCGGACGGGGTGGATCCGGCCTCGCGCCTTTTGGCCGAGGCCCTGCCCGAGAAATTGGGCGCGCAGGTGGTCGATCTGGGCGCGGGCTGGGGGTACCTGGCGCATCACGTGCTGCGCCGCGAAAGCGTGCAGGCGCTGCACCTTGTCGAGGCGGATCATGTCGCGCTGGACTGTGCGCGCCAGAACGTGAGCGACGCACGCGCCGCGTTTCACTGGGCCGACGCGCTGAACTGGGCTGCGCCGGGGCCGGTGGATGCGGTGGTGATGAACCCGCCGTTTCATATCGGACGGTCGAGCGACCCGGGTCTTGGACGCGCCTTCATCCGGGCTGCGGCGCGGATGCTGAGCCCGCGTGGGCAGCTGTTCATGGTCGCAAACCGGCACCTGCCCTATGAGGGCGATCTTTCGGCGACGTTTGCCGATGTGCGCGAGATCGGCGGCGACAACCGGTTCAAGATCGTGCAGGCGGCAAGACCGGCTCGCACCCGCGGCTGA
- a CDS encoding SDR family NAD(P)-dependent oxidoreductase, whose product MSFSIQGKTVIVTGAASGVGLAIGRHFVDKGANVMFADMNEKQLKHELGENEDGASKRWFAGDLREKLTLANLLSATIDAYDDVDVLVNAWRQLLPSDPLNPDDDAVEQLLNQNLMTALRLSQLVAKRMIKQAEGQEEGPVGSIVNLSSIAGRRTHPDLLGYSIASAAMDQMTRSLAVALAPHRIRVNAIAFGSVMSASLKDTLRDNKDFREDIEAHTPLGRIAAPNEMAEAVQYLSCDGSSFMTGQIMTVDGGRSLLDPVSAPAH is encoded by the coding sequence ATGTCCTTTTCGATACAGGGAAAGACGGTCATCGTAACCGGCGCGGCGAGCGGCGTAGGCCTCGCCATCGGGCGGCATTTCGTCGACAAGGGGGCGAACGTGATGTTCGCCGACATGAACGAAAAGCAGCTGAAGCACGAGCTTGGCGAGAACGAGGATGGCGCGAGCAAGCGCTGGTTCGCGGGGGATCTGCGGGAAAAGCTGACGCTGGCGAACCTGTTGTCGGCGACGATCGACGCATATGATGATGTGGATGTTCTGGTGAACGCGTGGCGGCAATTGCTACCGTCGGACCCGCTGAACCCCGACGACGACGCGGTGGAGCAATTGCTGAACCAGAATCTGATGACGGCGCTGCGGCTGAGCCAGCTGGTGGCGAAACGGATGATCAAGCAGGCGGAAGGACAGGAGGAAGGCCCGGTAGGCTCGATCGTGAACCTGTCGTCCATTGCCGGGCGGCGGACTCATCCCGACCTGCTGGGCTATTCCATCGCGTCGGCGGCGATGGATCAGATGACCCGCAGCCTGGCGGTGGCGCTGGCGCCGCACCGCATCCGGGTGAACGCGATTGCGTTCGGATCGGTCATGAGCGCGTCGTTGAAGGACACGCTGCGCGACAACAAGGACTTTCGCGAAGATATCGAGGCCCATACGCCATTGGGGCGGATCGCGGCGCCGAACGAGATGGCGGAAGCGGTGCAGTACCTATCATGCGACGGGTCGAGCTTCATGACCGGGCAGATCATGACGGTGGATGGCGGCCGGTCGCTGCTTGACCCGGTGTCGGCGCCCGCGCACTAA
- the hemF gene encoding oxygen-dependent coproporphyrinogen oxidase yields MTDMNEQKSRAASWFHQLRDEIVAAFEALEDSHVSGPLSDAAPGRFEVKPTKRTSDDGSDAGGGLMSVMRGGRVFEKVGVNVSEVFGQLGEQAQKAMAARGVPGMEDDPSFWASGISLVAHMQNPHVPAVHMNTRMFWTPHAWWFGGGSDLNPCIEYDEDTAHFHDQQKAHLDPHGEEIYPALKAWADEYFYIPHRHRARGVGGIFMDDRNTGDWEVDFALTQDIGRAFLKAYLPLVEKRRAQEWSDADKETQLVHRGLYAEYNLVYDRGTKFGLATGHDADAVLMSLPPLAKWT; encoded by the coding sequence ATGACAGACATGAACGAACAGAAATCCCGCGCGGCGTCGTGGTTTCACCAGTTGCGCGACGAGATCGTCGCGGCCTTCGAAGCGCTGGAAGACAGCCATGTGAGCGGTCCGCTGTCGGACGCGGCGCCGGGGCGGTTCGAGGTGAAGCCCACCAAGCGCACCAGCGACGATGGCTCGGACGCGGGCGGCGGGTTGATGAGCGTGATGCGCGGCGGACGCGTGTTCGAGAAGGTGGGCGTGAACGTCTCGGAAGTGTTCGGCCAGCTGGGAGAGCAGGCGCAAAAGGCGATGGCGGCGCGGGGCGTGCCGGGGATGGAGGACGACCCCAGCTTCTGGGCGAGCGGAATCAGCTTGGTGGCGCATATGCAGAACCCGCACGTGCCAGCAGTGCACATGAACACGCGGATGTTCTGGACGCCGCATGCATGGTGGTTTGGGGGCGGATCGGACCTGAACCCCTGCATCGAGTATGACGAGGACACCGCCCATTTCCACGACCAGCAGAAGGCGCATCTGGATCCGCATGGGGAAGAGATCTACCCGGCGCTGAAGGCCTGGGCGGACGAGTATTTCTATATCCCGCACCGCCACCGGGCACGTGGCGTGGGCGGCATTTTCATGGATGATCGCAATACCGGCGACTGGGAGGTGGATTTCGCCCTGACGCAGGATATCGGCCGGGCCTTCCTGAAAGCCTACTTACCGCTGGTGGAAAAGCGCCGCGCACAGGAATGGAGCGACGCCGACAAGGAGACACAGCTGGTGCATCGCGGGCTTTATGCGGAATACAACCTTGTTTACGACCGCGGCACCAAGTTCGGCCTCGCGACGGGGCATGATGCAGATGCGGTGCTGATGAGCTTGCCGCCGCTCGCGAAGTGGACCTGA
- a CDS encoding lysophospholipid acyltransferase family protein: MSSEPEKIPFGERLTGAALVAPIRMARLLPYRWRIPFAAWLTTRVLAPLAGYRKRVRENLALVRPDLSQAEIEALARRVPDNAGRNMMELYSPEFPDHARKSPVVGPGLPDVRAARDAGRPVIFVTGHFGSFNAARMAMMEQGFNMGVFYRPMANRPFNAHYVRAMAALSEPMFEQGRKGMMQMVKHLRSGGVLAILNDLNAHDGVPLDFFGKPALTSLATAEMALKFDALLVPVWGLRDADGIHFTIHTETPIEHSDPVTMTREFNARLEAAVRDNMEQWFWIHRRWKDGTGPLADRGADYLRELEEKA, translated from the coding sequence ATGAGCAGCGAGCCTGAAAAGATCCCCTTCGGCGAACGCCTGACCGGCGCCGCCCTCGTCGCGCCCATCCGCATGGCCCGCCTTTTGCCCTACCGCTGGCGCATCCCCTTCGCGGCCTGGCTGACCACGCGCGTGCTGGCGCCCCTCGCCGGTTATCGCAAGCGCGTGCGCGAAAACCTCGCGCTTGTCCGCCCCGACCTGTCGCAGGCCGAGATAGAGGCGCTGGCCCGCCGCGTGCCCGACAATGCCGGGCGCAACATGATGGAGCTCTACTCACCCGAGTTTCCCGATCACGCCCGCAAGTCCCCGGTGGTCGGCCCCGGCCTTCCGGATGTGCGCGCGGCGCGTGACGCGGGCCGCCCGGTCATCTTCGTCACGGGGCATTTCGGCAGCTTCAACGCCGCGCGCATGGCGATGATGGAACAGGGCTTCAACATGGGCGTCTTCTATCGCCCCATGGCCAACCGGCCCTTCAATGCGCATTACGTCCGCGCCATGGCCGCCCTTTCCGAGCCGATGTTCGAACAAGGGCGCAAGGGCATGATGCAGATGGTCAAGCACCTGCGCTCCGGCGGCGTACTGGCGATCCTGAATGATCTCAACGCCCATGACGGCGTGCCGCTCGATTTCTTCGGCAAGCCCGCGTTGACGTCCCTCGCCACCGCCGAAATGGCGCTGAAATTTGACGCCTTGCTCGTGCCCGTGTGGGGCTTGCGCGACGCCGATGGCATCCACTTCACAATCCACACCGAGACGCCCATCGAACATTCCGACCCTGTCACCATGACGCGCGAATTCAACGCTCGGCTGGAAGCGGCCGTGCGCGACAACATGGAACAATGGTTCTGGATTCACCGCCGCTGGAAAGACGGCACCGGCCCGCTGGCCGATCGCGGCGCCGACTACCTGCGCGAACTAGAAGAGAAAGCGTGA
- the nthA gene encoding nitrile hydratase subunit alpha, translated as MPHDHDHLSPSGHPYRQDNDAPLTYFQRMEIAVRELLIEKGHLTPAEIATQIDTMDARSPANGAAVVARAWTDPAFKARLMENAGDATREMGFDIGPLHLVAVENTADTHNMIVCTLCSCYPRNLLGLPPDWYKTRAYRSRAVREPRAVLREFGVELPETTRIRVHDSTADMRYIVLPARPVGTDRMDSAALARLVTRDSMIGTGLPLSPEKA; from the coding sequence ATGCCCCACGACCACGATCACCTCTCGCCTTCCGGCCACCCCTACCGGCAGGACAACGACGCCCCCCTCACCTATTTCCAGCGCATGGAAATCGCCGTGCGCGAACTCCTGATCGAAAAGGGTCACCTCACTCCGGCCGAGATTGCCACGCAAATCGATACGATGGATGCGCGCTCCCCGGCCAACGGCGCCGCCGTGGTGGCCCGCGCCTGGACCGATCCGGCCTTTAAGGCGCGGCTCATGGAAAACGCCGGCGACGCCACGCGCGAAATGGGCTTCGACATCGGCCCGCTGCATCTGGTGGCGGTCGAGAACACCGCCGACACCCACAACATGATCGTCTGCACGCTCTGTTCGTGCTACCCGCGCAACCTCTTGGGCCTGCCGCCCGACTGGTACAAGACCCGCGCCTACCGCTCCCGCGCGGTCCGCGAACCCCGCGCCGTACTGCGCGAATTCGGAGTAGAGCTTCCCGAGACCACGCGCATCCGCGTCCACGACAGCACCGCCGACATGCGCTACATCGTCTTGCCCGCCCGGCCCGTTGGCACCGACCGCATGGACTCGGCCGCGCTGGCCAGACTGGTCACCCGCGACTCCATGATCGGCACCGGCCTGCCCCTCTCGCCTGAAAAGGCTTGA
- a CDS encoding SH3-like domain-containing protein, with translation MTPAGTKVRVKTMTPPGHIRAPFYLRGKTGEIERILGRFKNPEQLAYGLPAPEKTLYRVRFSMAELWGDAAENPTDTVDAEIYDHWLEEA, from the coding sequence ATGACGCCCGCAGGCACAAAGGTCCGCGTGAAAACGATGACCCCGCCAGGCCATATCCGCGCGCCCTTCTACCTGCGCGGCAAGACCGGCGAGATCGAACGCATCCTCGGGCGTTTCAAGAACCCCGAGCAACTCGCCTACGGCCTGCCCGCCCCGGAAAAGACCCTCTACCGCGTCCGCTTTTCCATGGCCGAACTCTGGGGCGACGCAGCGGAAAACCCCACTGATACCGTGGATGCCGAAATCTACGACCACTGGCTGGAAGAGGCCTGA
- a CDS encoding SH3-like domain-containing protein: protein MTDTPERRWHDMGGHAAGPIPMDGHDFALWEKRVDALMVLCGAKGLFTVDGLRRALEDMGEDAFEKYSYYDRWIAATNQNLVEAGVYSLEELGQRMEEIAQRGPTYGEAQE, encoded by the coding sequence ATGACCGACACACCTGAACGCCGCTGGCACGACATGGGCGGACACGCCGCCGGCCCCATCCCGATGGACGGCCACGACTTCGCACTGTGGGAAAAGCGCGTCGACGCGCTGATGGTGCTCTGCGGGGCCAAGGGCCTCTTCACCGTCGACGGCCTCAGGCGCGCGCTCGAGGACATGGGCGAGGACGCCTTCGAGAAATACTCCTATTACGACCGCTGGATCGCCGCGACCAACCAGAACCTTGTCGAGGCGGGCGTCTACAGCCTTGAGGAACTGGGCCAGCGCATGGAAGAAATCGCCCAGCGCGGCCCAACCTATGGCGAGGCGCAGGAATGA
- a CDS encoding DNA polymerase III subunit gamma/tau — protein sequence MPRNPNPKRRGMSETQDTGYQVLARKYRPETFADLVGQDAMVRTLKNAFEADRIAQAFIMTGIRGTGKTTTARIIAKGMNCIGPDGEGGPTTDPCGECEHCKAIMEGRHVDVLEMDAASNTGVGNIREIIESVHYRAASARYKVYIIDEVHMLSTGAFNALLKTLEEPPAHVKFIFATTEIRKVPVTVLSRCQRFDLRRIEPEVMLDLLRRIAGNENAQIAEDALALITRAAEGSARDATSLLDQAISHGAGETTAEQVRAMLGLADRGRVMDLFDLVMKGDAAGALTELSSQYAEGADPMAVLRDLAEVTHWVSVVKITPEAAEDPTIGPDERTRGGQMAEALPMRVLTRMWQMLLKALEEVAAAPNSMMAAEMAIIRLTHVADLPAPEDLVRRLRDNPPSGPPNGPAPTPPSGGNGGETHGAPASQSGGYAPTQTTGGGGNGGGVTALATQAEASLSHYPTFDHVVELIRAHRDVKLLVEVETSLRLAAYQPGRIEFVPTENAPRDLAARLGTRLQTWTGNRWGVTVVNEGGGETIAEVRDAARNALEAEAREHPLVQAVFAAFPEARIDEIRTPEDIAAEAQADALPEVDDEWDPFEED from the coding sequence CTGCCCCGAAATCCGAATCCCAAAAGGCGTGGCATGAGCGAGACCCAAGACACCGGCTACCAGGTTCTGGCCCGGAAATACCGCCCCGAGACCTTTGCCGATCTCGTCGGGCAAGACGCGATGGTGCGGACGCTCAAGAACGCGTTCGAGGCCGACCGCATCGCGCAGGCCTTCATCATGACCGGCATCCGCGGCACGGGGAAGACGACCACCGCCCGGATCATCGCCAAGGGCATGAACTGCATCGGCCCGGATGGCGAGGGCGGACCCACCACCGACCCGTGCGGCGAGTGCGAGCATTGCAAGGCCATCATGGAAGGCCGACATGTCGACGTGCTGGAAATGGACGCGGCCTCGAACACCGGCGTCGGCAACATCCGCGAAATCATCGAAAGCGTGCACTACCGCGCCGCATCGGCCCGCTACAAGGTCTACATCATCGACGAGGTTCACATGCTCTCCACGGGCGCGTTCAACGCGCTTCTGAAGACGCTCGAAGAACCCCCCGCGCATGTGAAGTTCATCTTCGCCACCACCGAGATCCGCAAGGTTCCCGTGACGGTCCTCTCGCGCTGCCAGCGCTTCGACTTGCGCCGGATCGAACCCGAGGTGATGCTTGACCTCCTGCGCCGCATCGCTGGCAACGAGAACGCCCAGATCGCCGAGGACGCGCTGGCGCTTATCACCCGCGCCGCCGAAGGCTCGGCGCGCGACGCCACATCCCTTCTGGATCAGGCCATCTCCCACGGCGCGGGCGAGACCACCGCCGAACAGGTCCGCGCCATGCTGGGCCTCGCCGACCGGGGCCGCGTCATGGACCTCTTCGATCTCGTCATGAAGGGCGACGCGGCCGGCGCTCTGACCGAGCTGTCGTCGCAATATGCCGAAGGCGCCGACCCCATGGCGGTGCTGCGCGATCTTGCCGAAGTCACTCACTGGGTCAGCGTGGTCAAGATCACGCCCGAGGCCGCCGAGGACCCCACCATCGGCCCCGACGAGCGCACCCGGGGCGGCCAGATGGCCGAGGCCCTGCCGATGCGCGTGCTGACCCGCATGTGGCAGATGCTGCTTAAGGCGCTCGAAGAGGTCGCCGCCGCCCCAAACTCCATGATGGCCGCTGAGATGGCGATCATCCGCCTGACCCATGTGGCCGACCTGCCCGCGCCCGAGGACCTCGTGCGCCGCCTGCGCGACAATCCTCCCTCCGGCCCACCAAACGGCCCCGCGCCCACACCGCCAAGCGGCGGCAACGGCGGCGAAACCCACGGCGCCCCCGCGTCCCAGTCCGGCGGATATGCCCCAACGCAAACCACCGGCGGCGGCGGCAACGGTGGTGGCGTCACCGCGCTGGCCACGCAGGCCGAGGCGTCCCTTTCCCATTACCCCACCTTCGACCACGTGGTGGAACTCATCCGCGCCCATCGCGACGTCAAGCTGCTGGTCGAGGTCGAGACCTCGCTACGCCTCGCCGCCTACCAGCCGGGCCGTATCGAATTCGTCCCCACGGAAAACGCCCCCCGCGATCTCGCCGCCCGCCTCGGCACCCGGCTGCAGACCTGGACCGGCAACCGCTGGGGCGTCACGGTCGTGAATGAAGGCGGTGGTGAAACCATCGCCGAGGTGCGCGACGCCGCCCGCAACGCGCTGGAGGCCGAGGCCCGCGAACACCCGCTGGTGCAAGCCGTCTTCGCCGCCTTCCCCGAGGCCCGCATCGACGAGATCCGCACGCCCGAGGACATCGCCGCCGAGGCTCAAGCCGACGCGCTACCCGAAGTGGACGACGAATGGGACCCCTTCGAAGAGGACTGA
- a CDS encoding YidH family protein, which yields MPQDDADHGEQDKKTRWAENRTDWASDRTILANERTFNSWMGTGLGAVGVAIGLKAVFGAFEPTWAAKAVASVFLVIAIVVFWAARHQARKTISSMETYDAAPMPTRNFTLLASLMTIATLATGAILWSL from the coding sequence ATGCCACAGGACGACGCCGACCACGGCGAGCAGGACAAGAAAACCAGGTGGGCCGAGAACCGCACCGACTGGGCGTCGGACCGCACGATCCTGGCCAACGAACGCACCTTCAACAGCTGGATGGGCACGGGCCTGGGCGCGGTCGGCGTCGCCATCGGCCTCAAGGCCGTCTTCGGCGCGTTCGAGCCCACATGGGCCGCCAAGGCCGTGGCATCGGTCTTCCTCGTCATCGCCATCGTCGTGTTCTGGGCCGCCCGCCACCAGGCCCGCAAGACCATCAGCAGCATGGAAACCTACGATGCCGCGCCCATGCCCACCCGAAACTTCACCCTGCTGGCCAGCCTGATGACGATCGCGACCCTCGCCACCGGCGCCATCCTCTGGAGCCTCTGA
- a CDS encoding neutral zinc metallopeptidase, translated as MRLRGFRRSRNIEDRRRSGGGGFKLGGVGLLIVLAIGYFAGIDVTPLLQGGGGVQTAPREISAEDEQAAEFTSRVLATTEEVWEQVFARQLGEDYAPPVLVLYSGVTQSPCGGASGATGPFYCPADRKAYLDTEFFGTLSRKLGAKGDFAAAYVIAHEVAHHVQNQLGILPQVNRARQQASQAEANRLTVRLELQADCLSGVWARSVEGLLEPGDLEEALNAARRIGDDHLQKRAGRVPQPHTFTHGTSEQRSRWFATGYESGDVRSCDTFAADRL; from the coding sequence ATGCGGTTGAGAGGGTTTCGGCGTAGCCGGAATATCGAGGATCGGCGCCGGTCCGGTGGGGGTGGCTTCAAGCTGGGCGGTGTGGGGCTGCTGATCGTACTGGCGATCGGGTATTTCGCGGGCATCGACGTGACGCCTCTGTTGCAGGGCGGGGGCGGTGTGCAGACGGCCCCGCGCGAGATCAGCGCCGAAGACGAGCAGGCGGCGGAATTCACCTCGCGCGTGCTGGCCACGACAGAAGAGGTTTGGGAGCAGGTGTTCGCACGGCAGCTGGGCGAGGACTACGCCCCGCCAGTGCTGGTGCTGTATTCCGGGGTCACGCAAAGCCCGTGCGGCGGAGCGTCCGGCGCAACGGGGCCATTTTATTGTCCGGCGGATCGCAAGGCGTATCTGGATACCGAATTCTTCGGCACGCTGTCGCGGAAGTTGGGGGCGAAGGGGGATTTTGCGGCGGCCTACGTGATCGCCCACGAGGTGGCGCATCACGTGCAAAACCAGCTGGGGATCCTGCCGCAGGTCAATCGCGCCCGGCAGCAAGCAAGCCAGGCGGAGGCCAACCGGCTGACCGTGCGGCTGGAATTGCAGGCCGATTGCCTGTCGGGGGTGTGGGCGCGGTCAGTCGAAGGTCTGCTGGAGCCCGGGGACCTGGAAGAAGCGCTGAATGCGGCGCGGCGGATCGGTGATGACCATTTGCAGAAACGCGCAGGTCGGGTGCCGCAGCCGCATACCTTCACGCATGGCACCTCGGAGCAGCGGTCGCGATGGTTCGCCACAGGCTACGAGAGTGGTGATGTACGATCCTGCGACACGTTTGCGGCGGATCGTCTCTGA
- a CDS encoding protein-tyrosine phosphatase family protein: MSQFVIYALPVAEGILGIAPMPGRGGHWEEDLQHLADWKPALVLSTTTASEQVSHGLTDMGAEIQDKGTRWIHLPVEDMGVPAPERIEEWHIASKTALAALQGGGRVLIHCFGGCGRSGMAALRLMVEAGEDADAALERLRAVRPCAVETDAQLKWARAG, translated from the coding sequence ATGTCGCAGTTTGTCATATACGCGCTGCCGGTGGCCGAGGGGATCCTCGGCATAGCGCCGATGCCCGGACGTGGGGGACACTGGGAGGAGGATCTGCAGCATCTGGCGGACTGGAAGCCGGCGCTCGTGCTATCGACGACCACGGCGTCGGAACAGGTCAGCCACGGCCTGACGGATATGGGGGCCGAGATCCAGGACAAGGGCACCAGGTGGATCCACCTGCCGGTGGAGGACATGGGCGTGCCCGCGCCGGAGCGGATCGAGGAGTGGCACATCGCCAGCAAGACCGCACTGGCGGCGTTGCAGGGCGGAGGGCGTGTGTTGATCCACTGTTTCGGAGGCTGCGGGCGATCCGGCATGGCGGCGCTGCGCTTGATGGTCGAGGCGGGCGAGGACGCAGATGCCGCGCTGGAGCGTTTGCGCGCGGTGCGGCCCTGTGCGGTGGAGACCGATGCGCAGTTGAAGTGGGCGCGCGCGGGTTGA